From the genome of Biomphalaria glabrata chromosome 17, xgBioGlab47.1, whole genome shotgun sequence, one region includes:
- the LOC106056319 gene encoding protein argonaute-2-like isoform X4 codes for MPPTFLGQHLGNGQPGIPFPFTQLQQDVPPPPVVTTPIGPPEQPPPSFGQPPITPLADFVSPPRPNTGTEGRTISLRANHFQVRVPKGIIHHYEVNISPDKCPRRVNREIIDTMVTAYQQKIFQGQKPVFDGRKNLYSREALPIGSEKVELEVTLPGEGRDRVFKVGIRFMGQVSLFALEEALEGRTRQIPMDAIQALDVVMRHLPSKTYTPVGRSFFSPPEGYDHPLGGGREVWFGFHQSVRPSHWKMMLNIDVSATAFYKEQPVIEFMCEVLDLPDIGEQKRPLADSQRVKFTKEIKGLKVEITHCGAMRRKYRVCNVTRRPAQTQSFPLQLQSGQTIECTVARYFMERYKMKLQHPHLPCLQVGQEQKHTYLPLEVCNIVGGQRCIKKLTDMQTSTMIKATARSAPDREKEINNLIRKANFNADPYLQTFGISIHTQMMDVTGRVLTAPKLQYGGRTKAQAVPNQGVWDMRGKQFYQGIEIRVWAIACFAPQRTVREDALRNFTQQLQRISNDAGMPIMGQPCFCKYATGPDQVEPMFRYLKNTYQGLQLIVVVLPGKTPVYAEVKRVGDICFGLATQCVQAKNVNKTTPQTLSNLCLKINVKLGGVNSILLPSIRPHVFREPIIFLGADVTHPPAGDTLKPSIAAVVGSMDAHPSRYSATVRVQEHRQEIIRDLATMVKELLIQFYRSTRFKPTRIIFYRDGVSEGQFSTVLSHELRAVREACMKLEVDYQPGITFIVVQKRHHTRLFCADRRDQTGRSGNIPAGTTVDQGITHPTEFDFYLCSHAGIQGTSRPSHYHVLWDDNRFNADELQILTYQLCHTYVRCTRSVSIPAPAYYAHLVAFRARYHLVEKEHDRCVYARFLRKLFSCSLLDLVVGYFFYFLLLLLFKTFKKCSACRDLVKRTCLGNVELVKSIRRILYE; via the exons ATGCCGCCCACTTTCTTGGGACAGCACTTGGGGAATG GTCAACCTGGCATTCCTTTTCCATTTACACAATTACAGCAAGATG TGCCACCGCCACCAGTCGTCACTACCCCTATTGGCCCACCAGAACAGCCTCCTCCAAGTTTTGGACAACCCCCAATTACTCCATTGGCAGACTTTGTTTCTCCACCTCGCCCTAACACTGGCACAGAGGGCAGAACCATATCACTACGAGCAAATCATTTCCAGGTCCGTGTGCCTAAAGGAATCATCCACCATTATGAAGTTAATATATCACCAGACAAATGTCCCAGAAGGGTTAacag agaaatcattgacactatggtAACAGCCTATCAACAAAAGATCTTCCAAGGCCAGAAGCCTGTGTTTGATGGCAGGAAAAATTTATATAGCAGAGAAGCTTTGCCTATTGGCTCAGAAAAG gTTGAGCTTGAAGTTACTTTACCTGGAGAGGGACGAGATAGAGTTTTTAAAGTTGGCATCAGGTTTATGGGACAGGTCAGTCTCTTTGCACTGGAAGAAGCGCTGGAGGGACGCACAAGACAGATACCAATGGATGCTATTCAAGCTCTGGATGTGGTCATGAGACATTTGCCAAGTAAAAC GTACACACCTGTTGGGCGCTCATTCTTCTCTCCACCAGAAGGTTATGACCATCCTCTTGGAGGAGGTAGAGAAGTATGGTTTGGTTTTCACCAGTCTGTGCGGCCTTCTCACTGGAAAATGATGTTAAACATTGATG TTTCCGCCACTGCCTTTTATAAAGAACAGCCAGTAATTGAATTTATGTGTGAAGTTTTAGACCTACCAGATATAGGAGAACAAAAGAGGCCATTAGCTGATTCTCAACGTGTCAAATTTACCAAAGAAATCAAag GTTTAAAGGTAGAAATCACTCATTGTGGTGCTATGAGGCGTAAATACAGAGTATGTAATGTTACCAGAAGACCGGCTCAAACCCAATC ATTCCCCCTTCAGTTGCAATCTGGTCAAACTATAGAATGTACAGTTGCTCGCTATTTTATGGAGcgctacaaaatgaaattaca ACATCCACATCTACCTTGTTTGCAAGTAGGACAGGAACAGAAACACACATATCTGCCTCTAGAG GTTTGCAATATAGTTGGAGGTCAGCGCTGCATTAAAAAACTTACTGATATGCAAACTTCAACTATGATCAAG GCCACTGCCAGATCAGCcccagacagagagaaagagatcaaCAATTTG ATACGTAAAGCGAATTTCAATGCAGACCCCTATCTACAAACGTTCGGCATCAGTATTCACACTCAAATGATGGATGTGACGGGCAGAGTGTTAACTGCTCCCAAATTGCAATATGGTGGACGG ACCAAAGCCCAAGCTGTGCCTAATCAGGGTGTGTGGGACATGCGTGGGAAGCAGTTCTACCAGGGCATTGAGATCAGAGTCTGGGCTATCGCCTGTTTTGCTCCTCAGAGGACTGTTAGAGAAGATGCTCTCCG TAATTTCACACAGCAGCTCCAGAGAATCTCAAATGATGCAGGCATGCCTATCATGGGGCAACCTTGTTTCTGCAAGTATGCAACAGGACCTGATCAAGTTGAACCCATGTTTAGGTATTTGAAAAACACATACCAAGGGTTGCAACTCATTGTGGTTGTGCTACCTGGAAAAACACCTGTTTATG CTGAAGTGAAGAGAGTTGGAGACATTTGCTTTGGCTTAGCTACCCAGTGCGTCCAGGCCAAGAATGTGAACAAAACCACTCCACAGACTCTTTCCAATCTCTGCCTTAAGATCAATGTTAAGCTTGGGGGAGTCAACAGTATACTATTGCCAAGTATCAG acctCATGTATTCCGAGAACCAATTATATTCCTTGGTGCTGATGTAACACATCCACCTGCTGGAGACACCCTTAAGCCTTCTATTGCTGCT gTTGTAGGTAGCATGGATGCACATCCTAGTCGTTATTCTGCAACTGTCCGTGTCCAGGAACACAGGCAGGAAATTATACGAGACCTAGCCACCATGGTGAAGGAGCTACTCATACAGTTTTACCGTTCCACAAGATTTAAGCCCACcagaattatattttatagagaTGGTGTTAGTGAGGGCCAGTTTAGCACA gtACTAAGTCATGAATTGAGAGCTGTAAGAGAAGCCTGTATGAAGCTGGAAGTAGACTATCAGCCTGGCATCACATTCATAGTTGTTCAAAAACGACATCACACTCGCCTTTTCTGTGCAGATCGCAGGGACCAAACTGGGCGTAGTGGTAACATCCCTGCAGGAACCACTGTTGATCAAGGGATCACACACCCTACAGAGTTTGATTTTTATCTCTGCTCTCATGCTGGTATACAG GGTACCAGCCGTCCATCTCACTATCATGTCCTCTGGGATGACAACCGTTTCAATGCCGATGAGCTTCAGATCCTAACATATCAGCTGTGCCATACTTATGTGAGGTGTACACGGTCAGTGTCCATCCCTGCTCCTGCCTACTATGCTCACCTGGTGGCCTTCAGGGCTCGCTATCATCTGGTTGAGAAGGAACATGACAGGTGTGTCTATGCAAGGTTTCTTAGGAAACTATTTTCTTGCTCTCTCCTGGATCTTGTtgttggttactttttttattttttattattattattattcaaaacttttaaaaaatgttctgcTTGCAGGGACTTAGTTAAAAGGACTTGTTTAGGAAATGTAGAACTTGTTAAAAGCATTAGAAGAATCCTTTATGAATGA
- the LOC106056319 gene encoding protein argonaute-2-like isoform X3 — MFPIQQGTFGQPSSGQPGIPFPFTQLQQDVPPPPVVTTPIGPPEQPPPSFGQPPITPLADFVSPPRPNTGTEGRTISLRANHFQVRVPKGIIHHYEVNISPDKCPRRVNREIIDTMVTAYQQKIFQGQKPVFDGRKNLYSREALPIGSEKVELEVTLPGEGRDRVFKVGIRFMGQVSLFALEEALEGRTRQIPMDAIQALDVVMRHLPSKTYTPVGRSFFSPPEGYDHPLGGGREVWFGFHQSVRPSHWKMMLNIDVSATAFYKEQPVIEFMCEVLDLPDIGEQKRPLADSQRVKFTKEIKGLKVEITHCGAMRRKYRVCNVTRRPAQTQSFPLQLQSGQTIECTVARYFMERYKMKLQHPHLPCLQVGQEQKHTYLPLEVCNIVGGQRCIKKLTDMQTSTMIKATARSAPDREKEINNLIRKANFNADPYLQTFGISIHTQMMDVTGRVLTAPKLQYGGRTKAQAVPNQGVWDMRGKQFYQGIEIRVWAIACFAPQRTVREDALRNFTQQLQRISNDAGMPIMGQPCFCKYATGPDQVEPMFRYLKNTYQGLQLIVVVLPGKTPVYAEVKRVGDICFGLATQCVQAKNVNKTTPQTLSNLCLKINVKLGGVNSILLPSIRPHVFREPIIFLGADVTHPPAGDTLKPSIAAVVGSMDAHPSRYSATVRVQEHRQEIIRDLATMVKELLIQFYRSTRFKPTRIIFYRDGVSEGQFSTVLSHELRAVREACMKLEVDYQPGITFIVVQKRHHTRLFCADRRDQTGRSGNIPAGTTVDQGITHPTEFDFYLCSHAGIQGTSRPSHYHVLWDDNRFNADELQILTYQLCHTYVRCTRSVSIPAPAYYAHLVAFRARYHLVEKEHDRCVYARFLRKLFSCSLLDLVVGYFFYFLLLLLFKTFKKCSACRDLVKRTCLGNVELVKSIRRILYE; from the exons GCACATTTGGTCAGCCCTCTTCTG GTCAACCTGGCATTCCTTTTCCATTTACACAATTACAGCAAGATG TGCCACCGCCACCAGTCGTCACTACCCCTATTGGCCCACCAGAACAGCCTCCTCCAAGTTTTGGACAACCCCCAATTACTCCATTGGCAGACTTTGTTTCTCCACCTCGCCCTAACACTGGCACAGAGGGCAGAACCATATCACTACGAGCAAATCATTTCCAGGTCCGTGTGCCTAAAGGAATCATCCACCATTATGAAGTTAATATATCACCAGACAAATGTCCCAGAAGGGTTAacag agaaatcattgacactatggtAACAGCCTATCAACAAAAGATCTTCCAAGGCCAGAAGCCTGTGTTTGATGGCAGGAAAAATTTATATAGCAGAGAAGCTTTGCCTATTGGCTCAGAAAAG gTTGAGCTTGAAGTTACTTTACCTGGAGAGGGACGAGATAGAGTTTTTAAAGTTGGCATCAGGTTTATGGGACAGGTCAGTCTCTTTGCACTGGAAGAAGCGCTGGAGGGACGCACAAGACAGATACCAATGGATGCTATTCAAGCTCTGGATGTGGTCATGAGACATTTGCCAAGTAAAAC GTACACACCTGTTGGGCGCTCATTCTTCTCTCCACCAGAAGGTTATGACCATCCTCTTGGAGGAGGTAGAGAAGTATGGTTTGGTTTTCACCAGTCTGTGCGGCCTTCTCACTGGAAAATGATGTTAAACATTGATG TTTCCGCCACTGCCTTTTATAAAGAACAGCCAGTAATTGAATTTATGTGTGAAGTTTTAGACCTACCAGATATAGGAGAACAAAAGAGGCCATTAGCTGATTCTCAACGTGTCAAATTTACCAAAGAAATCAAag GTTTAAAGGTAGAAATCACTCATTGTGGTGCTATGAGGCGTAAATACAGAGTATGTAATGTTACCAGAAGACCGGCTCAAACCCAATC ATTCCCCCTTCAGTTGCAATCTGGTCAAACTATAGAATGTACAGTTGCTCGCTATTTTATGGAGcgctacaaaatgaaattaca ACATCCACATCTACCTTGTTTGCAAGTAGGACAGGAACAGAAACACACATATCTGCCTCTAGAG GTTTGCAATATAGTTGGAGGTCAGCGCTGCATTAAAAAACTTACTGATATGCAAACTTCAACTATGATCAAG GCCACTGCCAGATCAGCcccagacagagagaaagagatcaaCAATTTG ATACGTAAAGCGAATTTCAATGCAGACCCCTATCTACAAACGTTCGGCATCAGTATTCACACTCAAATGATGGATGTGACGGGCAGAGTGTTAACTGCTCCCAAATTGCAATATGGTGGACGG ACCAAAGCCCAAGCTGTGCCTAATCAGGGTGTGTGGGACATGCGTGGGAAGCAGTTCTACCAGGGCATTGAGATCAGAGTCTGGGCTATCGCCTGTTTTGCTCCTCAGAGGACTGTTAGAGAAGATGCTCTCCG TAATTTCACACAGCAGCTCCAGAGAATCTCAAATGATGCAGGCATGCCTATCATGGGGCAACCTTGTTTCTGCAAGTATGCAACAGGACCTGATCAAGTTGAACCCATGTTTAGGTATTTGAAAAACACATACCAAGGGTTGCAACTCATTGTGGTTGTGCTACCTGGAAAAACACCTGTTTATG CTGAAGTGAAGAGAGTTGGAGACATTTGCTTTGGCTTAGCTACCCAGTGCGTCCAGGCCAAGAATGTGAACAAAACCACTCCACAGACTCTTTCCAATCTCTGCCTTAAGATCAATGTTAAGCTTGGGGGAGTCAACAGTATACTATTGCCAAGTATCAG acctCATGTATTCCGAGAACCAATTATATTCCTTGGTGCTGATGTAACACATCCACCTGCTGGAGACACCCTTAAGCCTTCTATTGCTGCT gTTGTAGGTAGCATGGATGCACATCCTAGTCGTTATTCTGCAACTGTCCGTGTCCAGGAACACAGGCAGGAAATTATACGAGACCTAGCCACCATGGTGAAGGAGCTACTCATACAGTTTTACCGTTCCACAAGATTTAAGCCCACcagaattatattttatagagaTGGTGTTAGTGAGGGCCAGTTTAGCACA gtACTAAGTCATGAATTGAGAGCTGTAAGAGAAGCCTGTATGAAGCTGGAAGTAGACTATCAGCCTGGCATCACATTCATAGTTGTTCAAAAACGACATCACACTCGCCTTTTCTGTGCAGATCGCAGGGACCAAACTGGGCGTAGTGGTAACATCCCTGCAGGAACCACTGTTGATCAAGGGATCACACACCCTACAGAGTTTGATTTTTATCTCTGCTCTCATGCTGGTATACAG GGTACCAGCCGTCCATCTCACTATCATGTCCTCTGGGATGACAACCGTTTCAATGCCGATGAGCTTCAGATCCTAACATATCAGCTGTGCCATACTTATGTGAGGTGTACACGGTCAGTGTCCATCCCTGCTCCTGCCTACTATGCTCACCTGGTGGCCTTCAGGGCTCGCTATCATCTGGTTGAGAAGGAACATGACAGGTGTGTCTATGCAAGGTTTCTTAGGAAACTATTTTCTTGCTCTCTCCTGGATCTTGTtgttggttactttttttattttttattattattattattcaaaacttttaaaaaatgttctgcTTGCAGGGACTTAGTTAAAAGGACTTGTTTAGGAAATGTAGAACTTGTTAAAAGCATTAGAAGAATCCTTTATGAATGA
- the LOC106056319 gene encoding protein argonaute-2-like isoform X1, with protein sequence MFPIQQGTFGQPSSGQGMPPTFLGQHLGNGQPGIPFPFTQLQQDVPPPPVVTTPIGPPEQPPPSFGQPPITPLADFVSPPRPNTGTEGRTISLRANHFQVRVPKGIIHHYEVNISPDKCPRRVNREIIDTMVTAYQQKIFQGQKPVFDGRKNLYSREALPIGSEKVELEVTLPGEGRDRVFKVGIRFMGQVSLFALEEALEGRTRQIPMDAIQALDVVMRHLPSKTYTPVGRSFFSPPEGYDHPLGGGREVWFGFHQSVRPSHWKMMLNIDVSATAFYKEQPVIEFMCEVLDLPDIGEQKRPLADSQRVKFTKEIKGLKVEITHCGAMRRKYRVCNVTRRPAQTQSFPLQLQSGQTIECTVARYFMERYKMKLQHPHLPCLQVGQEQKHTYLPLEVCNIVGGQRCIKKLTDMQTSTMIKATARSAPDREKEINNLIRKANFNADPYLQTFGISIHTQMMDVTGRVLTAPKLQYGGRTKAQAVPNQGVWDMRGKQFYQGIEIRVWAIACFAPQRTVREDALRNFTQQLQRISNDAGMPIMGQPCFCKYATGPDQVEPMFRYLKNTYQGLQLIVVVLPGKTPVYAEVKRVGDICFGLATQCVQAKNVNKTTPQTLSNLCLKINVKLGGVNSILLPSIRPHVFREPIIFLGADVTHPPAGDTLKPSIAAVVGSMDAHPSRYSATVRVQEHRQEIIRDLATMVKELLIQFYRSTRFKPTRIIFYRDGVSEGQFSTVLSHELRAVREACMKLEVDYQPGITFIVVQKRHHTRLFCADRRDQTGRSGNIPAGTTVDQGITHPTEFDFYLCSHAGIQGTSRPSHYHVLWDDNRFNADELQILTYQLCHTYVRCTRSVSIPAPAYYAHLVAFRARYHLVEKEHDRCVYARFLRKLFSCSLLDLVVGYFFYFLLLLLFKTFKKCSACRDLVKRTCLGNVELVKSIRRILYE encoded by the exons GCACATTTGGTCAGCCCTCTTCTG GACAAGGCATGCCGCCCACTTTCTTGGGACAGCACTTGGGGAATG GTCAACCTGGCATTCCTTTTCCATTTACACAATTACAGCAAGATG TGCCACCGCCACCAGTCGTCACTACCCCTATTGGCCCACCAGAACAGCCTCCTCCAAGTTTTGGACAACCCCCAATTACTCCATTGGCAGACTTTGTTTCTCCACCTCGCCCTAACACTGGCACAGAGGGCAGAACCATATCACTACGAGCAAATCATTTCCAGGTCCGTGTGCCTAAAGGAATCATCCACCATTATGAAGTTAATATATCACCAGACAAATGTCCCAGAAGGGTTAacag agaaatcattgacactatggtAACAGCCTATCAACAAAAGATCTTCCAAGGCCAGAAGCCTGTGTTTGATGGCAGGAAAAATTTATATAGCAGAGAAGCTTTGCCTATTGGCTCAGAAAAG gTTGAGCTTGAAGTTACTTTACCTGGAGAGGGACGAGATAGAGTTTTTAAAGTTGGCATCAGGTTTATGGGACAGGTCAGTCTCTTTGCACTGGAAGAAGCGCTGGAGGGACGCACAAGACAGATACCAATGGATGCTATTCAAGCTCTGGATGTGGTCATGAGACATTTGCCAAGTAAAAC GTACACACCTGTTGGGCGCTCATTCTTCTCTCCACCAGAAGGTTATGACCATCCTCTTGGAGGAGGTAGAGAAGTATGGTTTGGTTTTCACCAGTCTGTGCGGCCTTCTCACTGGAAAATGATGTTAAACATTGATG TTTCCGCCACTGCCTTTTATAAAGAACAGCCAGTAATTGAATTTATGTGTGAAGTTTTAGACCTACCAGATATAGGAGAACAAAAGAGGCCATTAGCTGATTCTCAACGTGTCAAATTTACCAAAGAAATCAAag GTTTAAAGGTAGAAATCACTCATTGTGGTGCTATGAGGCGTAAATACAGAGTATGTAATGTTACCAGAAGACCGGCTCAAACCCAATC ATTCCCCCTTCAGTTGCAATCTGGTCAAACTATAGAATGTACAGTTGCTCGCTATTTTATGGAGcgctacaaaatgaaattaca ACATCCACATCTACCTTGTTTGCAAGTAGGACAGGAACAGAAACACACATATCTGCCTCTAGAG GTTTGCAATATAGTTGGAGGTCAGCGCTGCATTAAAAAACTTACTGATATGCAAACTTCAACTATGATCAAG GCCACTGCCAGATCAGCcccagacagagagaaagagatcaaCAATTTG ATACGTAAAGCGAATTTCAATGCAGACCCCTATCTACAAACGTTCGGCATCAGTATTCACACTCAAATGATGGATGTGACGGGCAGAGTGTTAACTGCTCCCAAATTGCAATATGGTGGACGG ACCAAAGCCCAAGCTGTGCCTAATCAGGGTGTGTGGGACATGCGTGGGAAGCAGTTCTACCAGGGCATTGAGATCAGAGTCTGGGCTATCGCCTGTTTTGCTCCTCAGAGGACTGTTAGAGAAGATGCTCTCCG TAATTTCACACAGCAGCTCCAGAGAATCTCAAATGATGCAGGCATGCCTATCATGGGGCAACCTTGTTTCTGCAAGTATGCAACAGGACCTGATCAAGTTGAACCCATGTTTAGGTATTTGAAAAACACATACCAAGGGTTGCAACTCATTGTGGTTGTGCTACCTGGAAAAACACCTGTTTATG CTGAAGTGAAGAGAGTTGGAGACATTTGCTTTGGCTTAGCTACCCAGTGCGTCCAGGCCAAGAATGTGAACAAAACCACTCCACAGACTCTTTCCAATCTCTGCCTTAAGATCAATGTTAAGCTTGGGGGAGTCAACAGTATACTATTGCCAAGTATCAG acctCATGTATTCCGAGAACCAATTATATTCCTTGGTGCTGATGTAACACATCCACCTGCTGGAGACACCCTTAAGCCTTCTATTGCTGCT gTTGTAGGTAGCATGGATGCACATCCTAGTCGTTATTCTGCAACTGTCCGTGTCCAGGAACACAGGCAGGAAATTATACGAGACCTAGCCACCATGGTGAAGGAGCTACTCATACAGTTTTACCGTTCCACAAGATTTAAGCCCACcagaattatattttatagagaTGGTGTTAGTGAGGGCCAGTTTAGCACA gtACTAAGTCATGAATTGAGAGCTGTAAGAGAAGCCTGTATGAAGCTGGAAGTAGACTATCAGCCTGGCATCACATTCATAGTTGTTCAAAAACGACATCACACTCGCCTTTTCTGTGCAGATCGCAGGGACCAAACTGGGCGTAGTGGTAACATCCCTGCAGGAACCACTGTTGATCAAGGGATCACACACCCTACAGAGTTTGATTTTTATCTCTGCTCTCATGCTGGTATACAG GGTACCAGCCGTCCATCTCACTATCATGTCCTCTGGGATGACAACCGTTTCAATGCCGATGAGCTTCAGATCCTAACATATCAGCTGTGCCATACTTATGTGAGGTGTACACGGTCAGTGTCCATCCCTGCTCCTGCCTACTATGCTCACCTGGTGGCCTTCAGGGCTCGCTATCATCTGGTTGAGAAGGAACATGACAGGTGTGTCTATGCAAGGTTTCTTAGGAAACTATTTTCTTGCTCTCTCCTGGATCTTGTtgttggttactttttttattttttattattattattattcaaaacttttaaaaaatgttctgcTTGCAGGGACTTAGTTAAAAGGACTTGTTTAGGAAATGTAGAACTTGTTAAAAGCATTAGAAGAATCCTTTATGAATGA